The Bradysia coprophila strain Holo2 unplaced genomic scaffold, BU_Bcop_v1 contig_320, whole genome shotgun sequence nucleotide sequence tggttacggacgaaataggattacaggtcgtacggggctaagtcgcagcaaacgctccgactgttctgatgccttgttttaagTTGCCGTTTTCATATCAACTTTGtagccgttgacgcaatttgtgtgccggcgccttcgtgatcaactcagagttgtcttaacctgttcgtTCAGAACCTCGGCTTGATTTGCCATCCACGTACGTTAAGAAATGCTAtctatgtttaaaaaaatctgatacaaatgatgaatgaacgaaactaATGTACGTAAGTACTGTAACTTGAAGATCGTATCCATGATTTTGCATTCGTTCAATCCACCGTAAAATTCGTCGAacttttcgttaaaaatttcGTGGACAAAACGAAAAGTCCGCGAATACTTACTCCACCTCCGTTGTAATATACTTACGTGGGTTTTCAAGTGATCGGAAAGATGACGCTTTTGGATGAACGCTTTGCCGCAAACCATACATTTATGTGGTCGAGGTAGAGTACCAGCATGGTTTCTCAAACTGTTAAGTAacaattcattattttgttgtaaacgcgattaattttcacaacaaatttACTGTCTCCTGCACTTTGTCTtggtggaaaatgttttaccgcATTCGTCACATTTAAACGGTTTTCCGGTGTGGACTCGATAATGGACGATCAAATTCCGTTTATTCATCAGTTTGGCTCCGCACAGATGGcatagaaatttgttttcgtcGTGCTCTTTCGTATGGGCAGTCAGTTCGCCTGTTGGGCATGAAGGCATTTCAGTTACAGTTTAAATCTACATTGAGACACTAAGATTGTGGAATTAATCTGGGACATTTAGCAAATTGTGGTGAATTTTAGGGAACATTGAGGTGACACTTTGGAGAGGACTCGACTAATGGGTTTAGAGTCCTCGCCAATCACTTTATGGCGACATCAAAGGTATCACTATTGAAAGTAGGAAAATTTACTCGAAACCTGTCCGAAAAGAAACTGAACGACCGAAACGTTTCACCCTTCACATACTTACTTTCTTTGCCAAACTGCGCCGCACAAATAACACATTTGTATTTTCCAGTCTGGGTTGTCTTCGTGTTCATTAAACTGTCCAACGTTTCACGTAGGCTGAGTGGAGGTCGTTTCTGTGTGTGCGTGTGTGTGAAATAGAAAAATCAGTAAAATCTCTCAAACCCATCCGGCAAAATCTCAATACGTACATGCTCTTCCACATGCTTCTTATAATGAATCTTCATAACAAATACTTTCGGAcattttttgcacttgtaCTTCTTTGCGCTCGGGTTGTTGTGCCTGTTGGAATGTTGTTCCCGGAACTTGTGAGTTACGAACCCCACACCACACAAATCACAACGATGGTAGTGCTCGCCGAGATGAAAATTCAAGTGACGAACCATATTGCTGCTGTCGGCAACATATTTTCCGCACAGTGGACAGGTCGTCGATTTTCCGGTTGTTGTGTGGTATAACTTGTAGTGATACACCAAGTGACCTGCAACGTCGCAACAATTGTTAGCATTACCGATGATGGCTCTCTTTGTTTCAAAACCGCGTTCGTGTTACCGGCCAGTTGCGTTGTCTTGTGACACACATAGCACTCGTAAGATTCGGGGACGTGGTAAGTCAATTGTACGTTTGACAGTCGATTTTGATGGTTTCCGGATTGAGTGGTAACACGTAAAGTGATACGTCAGTCTACCTGCAATATCAGAGGAATCAGAATTAGCGTCCACGTTACCAATGTGTTCCTGGGCGTCTTGTTATACCAGCCGTTTTAAAAGTTTTGTGGCAAAAGTAGCACTCGAACGATTGTGGAGGTTTCATCGATTTTGTTGCCCTTGCCGCCATCAGTGGCACCATCGCTTGAATGTTATCCTTTCTCGAACTACTTTTCACCCCATTTTCCTCTGTTTTTGTATCCGTCGGTCGCGCATTGTTTAATTCATTTGCTGGTCCTTGTTCGTCGTCCTCACTACTGCTGAACGTATTGTCGTTGTAGTGCTGCTCATCCTCCGATATATAGACCTCTTCGGATTTTATGCTCACCAAGACTTGTTTCTGTTTCGGATTGGTGTTCATTAAATTACCAAACCACAAAGTCTCCCGTTTCCTTACACTTACCACATCCTCAGGCTCATTTACAACATCCACAGGCTCGACGCTCTTTGTCAAATCAAACACATCGTTCACCGATAAATCGGTCTGTTCCGTGCCGAAATATTCCAGAATCAATGCATCCAGACCGCAGATGAATTGGTTCAGAATAAAGGCCTCTGAATGTATTCCGTAATCACATGGTACCGCAAGGTCCTTTAAACGGTCGTACCAATTTTTCAGCGTCTCATCGGCATGTTTGTTAGCCGAAATAAATTGCTTGCGGTGAGGAATTAATGCTGTTGAAATTCGCAGAACCATTGCAGCCTctggcaaaacaaaaaaacaacgaaCTAATGACTACAATGCTCACAAAAATAGCAAatgtgtaaacaaaattagtgTATAGCGGATAGGTTTGTTCCCATGTACACACTGTATAGAATGTCGTAAAAATGACAGCTGACCAGCTGAGTGAACAACGTCAttatcaacagaaaataatgtaaaattttggcGCAACTTAGtcttccgttttgcctccgtgtacatgacagttggcatttcatacaatagagcacattgtttgaaatgacaacTGTCACGGAGGCgaaacggatgactgtgagGCCTTATTAATCGTTTGATTGTTGCAGCTGCGTAACaggggtgtgcgatggatAAAGGATCCAGACTAGCGTAGTCCACAAAAGATTGTTATCATcacgttttcaaaaatttggttgtttttttctattgagccattttgttttaatttgagaccaaacaaacactcactacacaaacatttctcagatgattttcaaaaacgttcCTGTTCTGGATAGCCCACAACATATTCTTGGGCTCACTTGAGcaaaaatcgaatcaaatgCTACAccaatttccgaattttcaagttaaaGATCCACTCAATTGTTCCTAGTCGGCGAACTTTGATGACTCACGAAATAGACTTTTTCGACAAACTACTTccggatttaattttttctgtaGCATTGCACTTCAAATAGTAGAATAGGACTAACACAGCtaacaaaaatctcaaagaAGTTTTTTGGTAGAGGTCGAAATAGATGGGAGGCcgaaaactcaaaaatttagcttctatgatttgtcacaagttgtaaatgaatttttcaaaatttttaaaatcaatttttgacatctagggatgataacaattttttgtggacttCGCCAGTCTCGATCCTTTATTCATCGCACACCCCTATTGCGTAAGTTAGTACACCATTTTAGCTAAGACATTCTTTCAATCCACTTTTCACTGAGAAGTCATGATGGCACATTTCTGGCCAAATAAAGAACGCAAAGGTGTAGATCGTCACTAAAAGTTACAACGATTCAAGATCCTATCTGTGCTTTGTTCGTTTCTTAGAGTGGATAAATGCTATCGAAAATGTACCTAACAACACCACACTGATGTGTATCAGTTCAAGTACCGTTTTTGATTTAAAGTCCTCCAAGCCTGTATACTATAGTGTACgtacaatactctctctagcaaacaaactctcaactctctgtgtcaaattcacaccttatttctttgcaTTCTACTAAtgctattctacattttgactgactactctgtacatgtaaattccaaaggctagttgattctttcaccacctttAACAGAAGTAGTATGTTTGACGAACAGTGAACGGCATAGtgaacggacgtgtttataCGTCGCTCTCTGAAAGTGTTTCTTCTGTGCTTCTTTGTGTAAATAGATTTgtgattttgtctaattttgtgctgctttttgatgatttcgatgtttttttgGCTAACTATGTGTGGTTAAAtagtgaaataatttaaaatttattgacaaaatcaaaatcgtttgCTCGTGAACCACTTTTTCTTTGATCAATATGTACGGCTTGTACAATTCTATTGTTCTCTTTTGTTAACGGACATGTGCTTATGAACAgcgatgattttgtttggatttacaatgaaatttctgGTACAATTGTTGTACAATCGTTCGAAAGAACTCTTCGCCGTATGGCTCTATGTCGGGACTCTTAATGAACCTGATTCTAATGATCCACGGATCTCTTGCCTGATGGCTCATGATATTATTGAATGTGTAAACTATCTAATTGTTATTTACAGCTGTAGCGGTACTTGGACTTCTTTTGAGCAAAGCTaagttaaaattcatattgaatttgttttgtaaGGAAAATTTCCATTGGAAATGCAGAATGATATTTTGATCGGTACAAACGGTACCAAAGCCAGTACAATGGGCCCAAACGGAGGCCCCCGTGCGTGCTCTACGCTAGTAGAGCGGCTTactttaataataaaaaaaagtatgtttgctagagagagtattggtacGTTGCATCAATATCATAGAGCTATAATGGAGTAGTGACAAGGAGACAACCGAGATATCTAAAGTGTGACGattttgcacattatgatgcataaacataaacataaacattcgAAAGTGAATAATTTGTTATTGTGATgtccttttttgtgtgttgctcCGTCAGTTTggtgtgcaaaaatgaaagaaagtctattcccttgactgtaagtcaggaTCTTACgccggaaaataccctaaaatgtttgtatgaaaggtTGTATgatatgttatgaaaaacggaattgattgtcccaatattttgcttgtaaacacGATAATTTGAGtaacaacaaattttattttttttaatcgacgctgaattaaattcctgaggttaagttcgaagatgggctatgtgggattaaggatctggaagttattccagaaaaaaagtattttccactgttggtaattcaatcaatcgaaaaagattactttgttggaatttgattttgtcgttTAGTTATCTATGACACATGATAGTCACGGTGATAGTTGGCTTTAGTCAGGGATAGTCAGGTGAAAGTCAGCTCTCACGGGCAAAAATAGCAGATTTCACGccatgacataaaatatttataaaattttattgaaaaccattttctgaatcgttattcaaatgtatggaatgacaCTAAAACACgatcaaacagaaaactttaaaactcccacgagtgtgaagtttgcggccagagcgaagtgAGGGCCGTAATTTGCACGAGTCGtgctattttatttatgattaaaggttttgtgaatgtagtaAATAACGGGGGCttcctttttgtacataagTGTAAGGGAAGAACGTCtactattttatattgtaccaaagtgaaagagtcctctaatcgttccacatttgcatcttttacttttgattaGCGATAGCAATATGACTATGAAAGTGAATAATAGACAACATACACAAGTAGGAAGTTTGAGGgcagagcggagcgagggccgtaattcacacgattCCTTGtctatttatgatttattgttgattaaaaacctggccgcaaatttacaagaaaatagagaacagaaaaagtacTTCTGAATTTGTACTCAAGCGAATAATCCTCAATTCCCATCAGTTTATTGGtatgcgacaaaaaagactgctcacaatagtGGCTCAGCCAGTAAAAAGTCGatcttttcatataaaaaaaaaattacaataaataaaaatcatcaatctTCTTTTTCCCcaatgttcccaaaatgcaAGCGGCATTTCCACGTTGCATCGCGATTGAGATTCTTTGTAAAAGATAGTCTTTCGATTTAGCTTCACCAGTTGCTTTTTTCATTAAGGAACccaatttgtaaataattttgttttagagaaatatAATGGTTATGCTTATGTCTCTCAGCTTTGTCTGCGATTGTGCGAGCTTTCTTTGAAGAATCATTAATATAAGAAGCAGCCATAGTATCCCTCACAGTCACATCCCACAAGAGTGATTTACCATGACTCCACGGTATCAACGTCATGCCGCCtggtcttttaccatcatctcttgAAACACCTGGGGGCTGTATAATATTTGGGACAACTGCACTAGAGAAAGCATGAGCGAAGATGTTATTCATAATATCATGTCTAGCTAATTTTCCTTCTGCGCATTTAGCGCATGATAGACCATGTAATCCATCTCTCTCTACCATTTTTACCGCATATACATTTGTGTTCCTCACATAATTGTGAACCCACTCTAAGTCCAACAGCAATAGACCGTGTTCATATgacgtaatttattttttaccaaatGAACACATAGAAAAAACGCTCGGAACGTGTATAAATAGTTGAAAAAGTATTAGttagtatttttaatttgagtatgaaagattcagaaaaattttgaaaatttaagcgCTTAAAAAGAAAGACCACATTCTGAATTACCAGAGTTAAAACGAAAAGACAAAATGGCGCCGAATGGGATATTTTGATCGTTGACAGTTTGGTGATGTTGATAGTTTAAAATGGTGAacacatgaaaattttcggaaaaaacAGTTTAATATGAGCGATAGCGGACGTAAACGATAAAACTTTTTATCCAGAAGAAAGTGTCAAAAATGAAgttcgaaatgtttattaacgacaaaaaatatgcgacaaaaaagactgctcacaatagtGGCTCAGCCAGTAAAAAGTCGatcttttcatataaaaaaaaaattacaataaataaaaatcatcaatctTCTTTTTCCCcaatgttcccaaaatgcaAGCGGCATTTCCACGTTGCATCGCGATTGAGATTCTTTGTAAAAGATAGTCTTTCGATTTAGCTTCACCAGTTGCTTTTTTCATTAAGGAACccaatttgtaaataattttgttttagagaaatatAATGGTTATGCTTATGTCTCTCAGCTTTGTCTGCGATTGTGCGAGCTTTCTTTGAAGAATCATTAATATAAGAAGCAGCCATAGTATCCCTCACAGTCACATCCCACAAGAGTGATTTACCATGACTCCACGGTATCAACGTCATGCCGCCtggtcttttaccatcatctcttgAAACACCTGGGGGCTGTATAATATTTGGGACAACTGCACTAGAGAAAGCATGAGCGAAGATGTTATTCATAATATCATGTCTAGCTAATTTTCCTTCTGCGCATTTAGCGCATGATAGACCATGTAATCCATCTCTCTCTACCATTTTACCGCATATACATTTGTGTTCCTCACATAATTGTGAACCCACTCTAAGTCCAACAGCAATAGACCGTGTTCATATgacgtaatttattttttaccaaatGAACACATAGAAAAAACGCTCGGAACGTGTATAAATAGTTGAAAAAGTATTAGttagtatttttaatttgagtaTGAAAAgattcagaaaaattttgaaaatttaagcgCTTAAAAAGAAAGACCACATTCTGAATTACCAGAGTTAAAACGAAAAGACAAAATGGCGCCGAATGGGATATTTTGATCGTTGACAGTTTGGTGATGTTGATAGTTTAAAATGGTGAacacatgaaaattttcggaaaaaacAGTTTAATATGAGCGATAGCGGACGTAAACGATAAAACTTTTTATCCAGAAGAAAGTGTCAAAAATGAAgttcgaaatgtttattaacGAACGACATATGTATAACATTTGTTCagtgaaattataaaaaatcaaaacgaaatttgtgcCGGTGTATGTGTGTAGTTGATGTTTGTTTCTATAATTAATTATTGAGTGATATGTTTATATTTTGCGTCTAAAGTGACCACAACAGTTCAATTAATCATTTAATATACATCTGCACCGATTAAAATGTTGcgaaataatagaaaattgacgTCAAAGTGAGTCTCCAAAATTTGCTTCAAAACGAACATGGCTgccaaaaataataacaaacaaaatatcccTATCAGCTGTGGAATAATATgccattttacattttttagagtttctcCTATGAAACAAATTGACCATCGGGATGGCACCGGGATGGCAATGTAtttcttaaataatttaataaaaataaatataaacatttgTTCTTGTGGTAATCATGCTAAATCTGATTTTTATTGAcgttcgaaacttttttgtcaaaatagcACTCGGTCTATTCTGGCAGAGTTGTTATCCAATAACAATCCTAATTGACTCGATGGGATCacttgcagccactttgaagattctttagttgATGACGCAAATAATCGGGCACGAATCTTAAGATCACCATTTTCAAATAACTCATCGAATTGATGTTTGATCTTCGGAAGATCCCAATTCCTTTGTTCTTTTGTAAGCGTATCAGTTTctggaacaaaattacgtggaatttcatcgattaattgtaaaatctgatcattaattatttttaagttaAACTTTTGGAGTATGACACCACATAATTCTGACAACGAATAAACAGATGATAAATAGGCTGGCACTGCAAAATCCTCAACTCTCCTAATACCTATACCACCACAAGACAAAGGGAGAGATGCCTGATCCCACGACAAACCCTCTATTCTCGTATTCGCAATAGCCTCCAATGTCGACCGAAAGGTTTTTATTTCagttatttgtgatgtttcggaagtttaacaacggaaaataaaatgaaattgattaaaaatatattgaaaaaattgtaagtcaagggacctgacccgcccaaaagatGGGGCGTAGTCATTTGTATTTTTCGTGTGATGTCgatattgctttaaaaaaaacgcggCACGGCAACTCCATTACAAAAAAAGTCAGtgtcaaatttgtcaaaataaggtggtTTCGTTTTGAATGcgttaaaacgaaatttcgttgctagagagggtattgcaaCCAGTGAAGCaacttctttaaaaaaaaaattaaacatttttaacacGAATGATCTGACTAGATTGTTTTGGTGTTGCAAAAGTCAATGACctttaatttaacaaaaacaattctaCATTAACTTTAATCAAAATGCATCCTATCGTTCCCGCACTACAGGTCCGTGATGTTGATCCACTGGACATTCGGTTTAATAACAAAATCCTGCCGACTCAGACTATCCAGCTGCTTCGTCTgtaaaaaatcggaaattaaGTTGGTTAACTGTAGGGCTCTGTTTTGATTCGACGTTAGAATGAACAAACAAGATGCTCAATTGTTGGTGAAATTAGTATAGTGACGGTAAGTTCGCCAAATTCCACTTGCTTGTGTGACAAAAGAGAGGGAGACGTAATCGAGCCAGTCCGAGTGAAAGACGAAACCTC carries:
- the LOC119079259 gene encoding zinc finger protein 2 homolog; the protein is MVRHLNFHLGEHYHRCDLCGVGFVTHKFREQHSNRHNNPSAKKYKCKKCPKVFVMKIHYKKHVEEHKRPPLSLRETLDSLMNTKTTQTGKYKCVICAAQFGKESELTAHTKEHDENKFLCHLCGAKLMNKRNLIVHYRVHTGKPFKCDECGKTFSTKTKCRRHLRNHAGTLPRPHKCMVCGKAFIQKRHLSDHLKTHLPVTVTHSHRFQCDQCPKHFFKEDQLTRHKLLHVGITKPWNCNFCEKSFKTNYTRVEHERTHTGEQPYSCPICGRRFAQQASLRGHRKVHLKPPRPTSGRSKKKTKLKVDNSIGSGTGEATDA